One genomic segment of Pseudomonas sp. p1(2021b) includes these proteins:
- a CDS encoding LysR substrate-binding domain-containing protein, whose translation MNLESKWLEDFSALAATRSFSQAAERRFVTQPAFSRRIRSLEAALGLTLVNRSRTPIELTEAGQLFLVTARTVVDQLSEVLRHLHHLEGGQGEVVQVAAAHSLASGFFPRWVAQLRNDGLNIATRLVATNVGDAVHALREGGCDLMLAFYDPDAALQMDAEIFPSLHMGTTEMLPVCAVGADGKPLFDLEGESSVPLLAYSAGAFLGRSVNLLLRQRNLRYTTVYETAMADSLKSMALEGMGIAWVPRLSMRGELERGELAICGGSQWHVPLEIRLYRCALVRKANVRLLWRKLEGGTAAVSVDSKVSQTPEK comes from the coding sequence ATGAACCTCGAAAGCAAGTGGCTGGAGGACTTCAGTGCCCTGGCCGCTACCCGCAGTTTTTCCCAGGCGGCGGAACGCCGTTTCGTGACCCAGCCAGCGTTCAGCCGGCGGATCCGTAGCCTTGAGGCTGCCTTGGGCCTGACCTTGGTGAATCGTTCCCGCACGCCCATCGAACTGACCGAAGCCGGGCAGCTATTTCTCGTCACGGCGCGCACCGTTGTCGACCAGTTGAGCGAAGTTCTGCGGCATTTGCATCATCTGGAAGGTGGGCAGGGCGAAGTGGTGCAGGTGGCGGCGGCACACTCCCTGGCGTCGGGGTTCTTCCCACGCTGGGTCGCCCAGTTGCGCAACGATGGCTTGAACATCGCCACCCGCCTGGTCGCCACCAACGTAGGTGATGCGGTGCATGCACTGCGCGAAGGCGGTTGCGACCTGATGCTGGCCTTCTATGACCCGGACGCCGCCCTGCAGATGGATGCCGAGATCTTCCCCTCGCTGCACATGGGCACCACGGAAATGTTGCCGGTGTGTGCGGTGGGGGCCGACGGCAAGCCGTTGTTCGATCTCGAGGGTGAAAGCAGCGTGCCATTGCTGGCCTACAGTGCCGGTGCGTTCCTCGGACGTTCTGTCAACCTGCTGCTGCGCCAGCGCAACCTGCGCTATACCACGGTCTATGAAACCGCCATGGCCGACAGTCTCAAGAGCATGGCCCTGGAGGGCATGGGTATCGCCTGGGTGCCGCGACTGTCGATGCGCGGCGAGCTGGAGCGCGGAGAGCTGGCGATCTGTGGGGGCAGCCAGTGGCACGTACCACTGGAAATCCGCCTGTACCGCTGCGCCCTGGTGCGCAAGGCCAACGTACGCTTGCTGTGGCGCAAGCTCGAGGGTGGCACGGCAGCCGTGTCAGTTGACTCAAAAGTCAGCCAAACCCCCGAAAAATAA
- a CDS encoding AraC family transcriptional regulator gives MLHSHLTTLNAVSLILKVFQEEGCDASRLLAGSGIALADLGHADARITTQQELQVCANAVALREEIGLELGRRMHVSCYGMLGYALLSSATLGDALRLALRYPALLGTAFQLRLVDDGQRVWFSASDYRDSPDLAAFNVEFCLVSLKVICDDLLGKPLPLLAARFEYSRPGYHALYADAFQCPLGFEANDNAFAFERRWLDMPLPLADPITHKAMAERCRQLNLEFTGRQAWLGRIRHLLMQQLDAAPGLEGLARQMNCSSRTLRRHLQALGCSYQQLLDELRFERAKQLLAEDQMPIYRIAETLGFSETASFRHAFQRWSGVAPSHFRG, from the coding sequence ATGCTGCACAGCCACCTCACCACCCTCAACGCGGTTTCGCTGATTCTCAAGGTCTTCCAGGAAGAAGGCTGCGATGCCTCGCGGTTGCTGGCCGGCAGCGGCATCGCGCTGGCGGACCTGGGCCATGCCGATGCGCGCATCACCACCCAGCAGGAATTGCAGGTATGCGCCAACGCCGTGGCATTGCGCGAGGAGATCGGCCTGGAGCTGGGCCGGCGCATGCATGTGTCGTGCTACGGGATGCTCGGTTACGCCCTGCTCTCCAGTGCCACTTTGGGTGACGCCCTGCGCCTGGCACTGCGCTACCCGGCGTTGTTGGGCACGGCCTTCCAGCTGCGCTTGGTGGATGACGGCCAGCGGGTCTGGTTCAGCGCCAGCGACTACCGGGACAGCCCGGACCTGGCGGCCTTCAACGTGGAGTTCTGCCTGGTTTCCTTGAAGGTCATCTGCGATGACTTGCTGGGCAAGCCCCTGCCGCTGCTGGCGGCACGCTTCGAGTATTCCCGGCCCGGTTACCATGCGCTCTATGCCGATGCCTTCCAATGCCCACTGGGTTTCGAAGCCAACGACAATGCGTTCGCCTTCGAACGCCGCTGGCTGGACATGCCCCTGCCCTTGGCCGATCCCATCACCCACAAGGCCATGGCCGAACGCTGCCGGCAGCTCAACCTGGAATTCACCGGGCGCCAGGCCTGGCTGGGGCGCATTCGCCACTTGCTGATGCAGCAGCTGGACGCAGCGCCGGGGCTCGAAGGCCTGGCCCGGCAGATGAACTGCTCGTCGCGCACCTTGCGGCGGCACCTGCAGGCATTGGGGTGCAGTTATCAACAGCTGCTCGACGAACTGCGTTTCGAAAGGGCCAAGCAGTTGCTGGCCGAGGACCAGATGCCGATCTATCGCATCGCCGAAACCCTGGGGTTCAGCGAGACGGCGAGTTTCCGACATGCCTTCCAACGCTGGAGCGGCGTCGCGCCCAGTCATTTTCGCGGCTGA
- the aspA gene encoding aspartate ammonia-lyase produces MSSAASFRVEKDLLGTLEVPADAYYGIQTLRAANNFHLSGVPLSHYPKLVVALAMVKQAAADANRELGHLSDAKHAAISEACARLIRGEYHDQFVVDMIQGGAGTSTNMNANEVIANVALEAMGHKKGEYQYLHPNNDVNMAQSTNDAYPTAIRLGLLLGHDALLASLDSLIQAFAAKGKEFDHVLKMGRTQLQDAVPMTLGQEFRAFATTMTEDLNRLRSLAPELLTEINLGGTAIGTGINADPGYQALAVQRLATISGQPLVPAADLIEATSDMGAFVLFSGMLKRTAVKLSKICNDLRLLSSGPRTGINEINLPARQPGSSIMPGKVNPVIPEAVNQVAFAIMGNDLALTVAAEGGQLQLNVMEPLIAYKIFDSIRLLQRAMDMLREHCIVGITANEQRCRELVEHSIGLVTALNPYIGYENATRIARVALETGRGVLELVREEQLLDEAMLNDILRPENMIAPRLVPLKA; encoded by the coding sequence ATGTCCTCCGCTGCATCGTTCCGCGTCGAAAAAGACCTGCTTGGTACCCTTGAAGTCCCTGCCGATGCCTACTACGGCATCCAGACCCTGCGCGCTGCCAACAACTTCCACCTCTCCGGTGTTCCGCTGTCGCACTACCCGAAGCTGGTCGTGGCCCTGGCCATGGTCAAGCAGGCCGCTGCCGACGCCAACCGTGAGCTGGGCCACCTAAGCGATGCCAAGCACGCTGCCATCAGCGAGGCCTGTGCCCGCCTGATCCGCGGTGAATACCACGACCAGTTCGTGGTGGACATGATCCAGGGCGGCGCTGGTACTTCTACCAACATGAACGCCAACGAGGTCATCGCCAACGTCGCGCTGGAGGCCATGGGCCACAAGAAGGGTGAGTACCAGTACCTGCACCCGAACAACGACGTGAACATGGCGCAGTCGACCAACGACGCCTACCCGACGGCCATCCGTCTGGGCCTGCTGCTGGGCCACGATGCCCTGCTGGCCAGCCTCGACAGCCTGATCCAGGCCTTCGCTGCAAAAGGCAAGGAATTCGACCACGTACTGAAGATGGGCCGCACCCAGCTGCAGGACGCCGTGCCGATGACCCTGGGCCAGGAATTCCGCGCCTTTGCCACCACCATGACCGAAGACCTGAACCGTCTGCGTTCCCTGGCGCCTGAGCTTTTGACCGAGATCAACCTGGGCGGTACCGCGATCGGTACCGGCATCAACGCCGACCCAGGCTACCAGGCCCTGGCCGTGCAGCGCCTGGCGACCATCAGCGGCCAGCCACTGGTCCCGGCTGCCGACCTGATCGAAGCCACCTCCGACATGGGCGCCTTCGTACTGTTCTCCGGCATGCTCAAGCGTACCGCGGTCAAGCTGTCGAAGATCTGCAACGACCTGCGCCTGCTGTCCAGCGGCCCACGCACCGGTATCAACGAGATCAACCTGCCGGCTCGCCAGCCAGGCAGCTCGATCATGCCAGGCAAGGTCAACCCGGTTATCCCGGAAGCCGTCAACCAGGTCGCCTTCGCCATCATGGGCAACGACCTGGCCCTGACCGTCGCCGCCGAAGGCGGCCAGCTGCAGCTCAACGTCATGGAACCGCTGATCGCCTACAAGATCTTCGACTCCATCCGCCTGCTCCAGCGCGCCATGGACATGCTGCGCGAGCACTGCATCGTCGGCATCACCGCCAACGAGCAGCGCTGCCGTGAACTGGTCGAGCACTCGATCGGCCTGGTCACCGCCCTGAACCCGTACATCGGCTACGAAAACGCCACCCGTATCGCCCGCGTCGCCCTGGAAACCGGCCGCGGCGTACTGGAACTGGTGCGCGAGGAACAGCTGCTGGACGAAGCGATGCTCAACGACATCCTGCGCCCAGAGAACATGATCGCCCCACGTCTGGTTCCGCTGAAGGCGTAA